One Sphingomonas endolithica DNA segment encodes these proteins:
- a CDS encoding TonB-dependent receptor: MVVTGVRKALETAARKKRNADTVVDSITATDIGAFPDKSVAEALQRVPGVTVIRSAAKDDVMHYSAEPSGVVIRGLQQVRSEFNGRDTFSATSGYGLSWSDISPELMSGVDTYKNQTAEMIEGGIAGTVNLRTRLPFDQAGQVATFNVTQNYGDKSQRATPDLSGIYSNRFDTGLGEFGVLANVAYSKVITNSRGVTLPRMMPFAPGTYVPGETSYIPSGIGVSDTDYDRKRFGISLAGQWKSKDGRLSATAQYNRSQYDTKWTERQLLSYWAWVDPASTNHSTVWTDASLLQPPDAPGLGFNQAGGGTPFTFRDDGLFQTGTITGSRGGWGYGLPNGDPATGYLPGSTDQYGVLPNGLPLFQPCLNSDYSHANQPCRAGAPVDVATRYSHEKRVVQDVAFNLSWQPTDRLSFTADYQRVHATNYNYDITFNLRTYADIALDLTGQYPSVSLLSPSGYNQIGAQPFADPRNYQPASAMDHITDSKGNLDAFRLDGSYAVESPWLSEVRFGGRYANRRQEHKWSLYNWASITSDWGVNPADSAFLTSGRTLNADGSVRFEGYDPGYWETRSYAQNLLGGGVVGTSPLVFMRADILANPAETFRRFSVTGQTDEGGTASSSWNPICSRPDELEDSCFTQGEILSVSERTKSAYAMAKFGGDNANLAGINITGNAGLRWVKLGIRSAGALNYADKFTEGDLNCQPLSPEAIAALQPGQYAISPACLAVGSTEDRAFSSAGSTLSAVKTNHEYWLPSFNLRAGFGNDWFLRFAASRAISKPDIGLLKNFTTVKRSFVPQSDIRVGNPAIILDTAGNPTGLRYGYTAATSNPRLKPISADQFDLSLEKYDGSLGSFSAAAFYKKFHDYIQNGQFSVPITNAGVTRDVIVTGPVNGDGASIYGFEFAFQRYFDFLPQPLDGFGVQANYTRIYNSGVKNANLIVDTTGGDTVARSALAGQIQVERLENLSDHSFNAILFYEKPGFGGRLAYNWRSKYLNSVNDCCLGFPVWNKAEGFLDASLRYAITPNLEFSLQGSNLLNTKIRMMAEVSGPTKEDPGRAVKYLPGGYFEQDRRFQFGVRAKF; this comes from the coding sequence GTGGTCGTCACGGGCGTTCGCAAAGCACTCGAGACCGCCGCCCGGAAGAAACGCAATGCGGACACGGTCGTCGATTCGATCACCGCCACCGATATCGGCGCCTTTCCCGACAAATCTGTCGCGGAAGCGTTGCAACGCGTGCCTGGCGTAACGGTCATCCGCTCTGCCGCCAAAGACGATGTGATGCATTATTCGGCCGAGCCGTCGGGGGTGGTGATCCGCGGCCTGCAACAGGTCCGGTCTGAGTTCAACGGCCGCGACACGTTCTCCGCTACCTCCGGCTACGGCCTGTCATGGAGCGACATATCCCCGGAACTGATGTCCGGCGTGGATACCTACAAGAACCAGACTGCCGAGATGATCGAAGGCGGCATCGCCGGCACGGTAAACCTGCGCACGCGCCTGCCCTTCGATCAGGCGGGACAGGTGGCGACGTTCAATGTGACGCAGAATTACGGCGACAAGTCGCAACGCGCGACACCCGACCTGTCGGGCATCTATTCGAACCGCTTCGACACCGGCCTCGGCGAGTTCGGCGTGCTGGCCAACGTGGCCTATTCGAAAGTTATCACCAATTCACGCGGCGTGACACTGCCGCGCATGATGCCGTTTGCCCCCGGCACCTATGTACCGGGTGAGACGTCCTACATTCCCTCCGGGATCGGCGTCTCCGATACCGACTATGACCGCAAGCGGTTCGGCATTTCGCTGGCGGGTCAGTGGAAGAGCAAAGACGGCCGCCTCAGCGCTACCGCCCAGTATAACCGGTCGCAATATGACACGAAATGGACCGAGCGGCAGCTGCTCAGCTATTGGGCGTGGGTGGATCCGGCGAGTACCAACCATTCCACCGTTTGGACCGATGCCAGCCTGCTCCAGCCGCCTGACGCGCCTGGGCTCGGTTTCAACCAAGCGGGTGGCGGCACGCCTTTCACGTTCCGCGACGATGGCCTGTTCCAGACCGGCACGATTACCGGTTCGCGCGGCGGCTGGGGTTATGGCTTGCCAAACGGCGATCCTGCGACTGGGTACCTTCCGGGATCGACCGATCAATATGGCGTCCTGCCGAACGGCCTGCCGCTGTTCCAGCCGTGCCTGAATTCCGACTATAGCCACGCCAACCAGCCGTGTCGCGCCGGCGCGCCAGTGGATGTCGCAACGCGTTACTCGCATGAGAAGCGCGTCGTGCAGGATGTGGCGTTCAACCTGTCATGGCAGCCGACCGATCGTCTGTCCTTCACGGCCGACTACCAACGCGTCCATGCCACGAACTATAATTACGATATTACCTTCAACCTGCGCACCTATGCCGACATCGCGCTGGACTTGACCGGTCAATATCCCAGCGTGTCGTTGCTATCGCCGTCGGGCTACAACCAGATCGGTGCGCAGCCCTTTGCGGATCCGCGCAACTATCAGCCGGCATCGGCGATGGATCACATCACCGACAGCAAGGGCAATCTCGATGCTTTCCGGCTGGACGGTTCCTATGCGGTGGAATCGCCCTGGCTCTCGGAAGTGCGGTTCGGCGGCCGCTATGCCAACCGGCGGCAGGAGCATAAATGGTCGCTCTACAATTGGGCGAGCATCACCTCGGACTGGGGCGTCAATCCGGCCGACTCCGCGTTCCTGACCAGCGGTCGTACGCTCAATGCCGATGGCAGCGTTCGCTTCGAAGGTTATGACCCCGGCTATTGGGAAACCCGCTCCTATGCGCAGAACCTGCTCGGCGGCGGAGTGGTCGGCACCTCGCCGCTGGTATTCATGCGGGCCGATATCCTGGCCAATCCGGCCGAGACGTTCCGCCGCTTCAGCGTGACCGGACAGACCGATGAAGGCGGCACGGCGTCCTCGTCGTGGAATCCGATCTGTTCGCGTCCCGACGAATTAGAGGACAGCTGCTTTACACAGGGCGAGATCCTGTCGGTCAGCGAACGGACCAAATCCGCTTACGCCATGGCCAAGTTCGGCGGCGACAATGCCAATCTCGCTGGCATCAACATCACCGGCAATGCCGGGCTGCGCTGGGTCAAGCTCGGCATTCGTAGCGCCGGCGCACTGAACTACGCCGACAAATTCACTGAGGGCGACCTCAACTGCCAGCCGCTGTCGCCGGAGGCGATCGCCGCATTGCAGCCGGGGCAATATGCCATCTCGCCCGCGTGCCTCGCCGTCGGATCTACCGAGGACCGTGCATTCTCAAGCGCCGGCAGCACGCTCTCCGCGGTCAAAACCAATCATGAATATTGGCTGCCGAGCTTCAACCTGCGCGCGGGCTTTGGCAATGACTGGTTCCTACGTTTTGCGGCATCCCGCGCCATCTCCAAGCCGGATATCGGCTTGCTCAAGAACTTCACGACCGTGAAGCGCTCGTTCGTGCCGCAATCCGACATCCGTGTCGGCAATCCGGCGATTATCCTGGATACGGCGGGCAACCCGACCGGCTTACGCTATGGCTATACCGCAGCGACGAGCAATCCGCGGCTCAAGCCGATCAGCGCGGATCAGTTTGATCTGTCGCTGGAAAAATATGACGGCAGCCTGGGATCGTTCAGCGCCGCGGCCTTCTACAAGAAGTTTCACGACTATATCCAGAACGGCCAGTTCTCCGTTCCGATCACCAATGCGGGCGTGACGCGCGACGTGATCGTGACGGGGCCGGTCAACGGCGATGGTGCGTCGATCTACGGCTTCGAGTTTGCGTTCCAGCGCTACTTCGATTTCCTGCCGCAGCCGCTGGATGGGTTTGGCGTGCAGGCCAATTACACGCGCATCTACAATAGTGGGGTCAAGAACGCGAACCTGATCGTGGATACGACGGGTGGGGACACCGTCGCGCGCTCGGCGCTTGCCGGCCAGATCCAGGTCGAGCGACTGGAGAACCTGTCGGACCATTCGTTCAACGCGATCCTGTTTTACGAGAAGCCCGGCTTCGGGGGGCGGCTCGCCTATAATTGGCGTTCGAAATACCTCAATTCGGTCAACGACTGCTGCCTTGGTTTTCCGGTCTGGAACAAGGCCGAGGGCTTTCTCGACGCGTCGTTGCGCTATGCAATCACGCCGAACCTGGAGTTCAGCTTGCAAGGATCGAATCTGCTCAACACCAAGATTAGGATGATGGCGGAGGTGAGTGGCCCGACCAAGGAAGATCCCGGCCGCGCGGTCAAGTATCTGCCGGGCGGCTATTTCGAACAGGACCGCCGCTTCCAGTTTGGCGTTCGCGCCAAATTCTGA
- a CDS encoding DUF3489 domain-containing protein produces the protein MARTFKLDDLHLILLSTATQRDDGNLLPVAATIADQPDRIAKALPALLKHKLVGEVVGPTTGTVWRAEGDERFALVINDAGRAAIGVSNGGETSTPGIELTEPADTEAPRAGSKSAAVIALLQRDEGATLIEMVEATGWLPHTTRAALTGLRKKGHAIARGKRGDVTCYTIVVAA, from the coding sequence ATGGCACGCACCTTCAAACTCGACGACCTCCACCTCATCCTGCTGTCGACCGCCACCCAGCGGGATGATGGCAACCTCCTTCCGGTGGCGGCGACGATCGCCGATCAGCCGGACCGCATCGCCAAGGCACTCCCTGCCCTTCTGAAGCACAAGCTGGTCGGCGAAGTAGTCGGCCCGACTACCGGTACCGTGTGGCGCGCCGAGGGCGACGAGCGGTTCGCGCTGGTCATCAACGACGCCGGTCGAGCCGCCATCGGCGTCAGCAACGGCGGAGAGACTTCGACACCCGGCATCGAACTGACCGAGCCCGCCGACACCGAGGCTCCCCGCGCAGGCTCGAAGAGCGCCGCAGTCATCGCGCTGCTGCAGCGCGATGAGGGCGCCACCCTGATCGAGATGGTGGAGGCGACCGGCTGGCTGCCGCACACGACGCGAGCGGCACTGACCGGCCTGCGCAAGAAGGGCCATGCCATTGCCAGGGGCAAGCGCGGCGACGTGACCTGCTACACCATCGTTGTTGCGGCCTGA
- a CDS encoding DUF2924 domain-containing protein: MAKLDDDLAALAILSSAQLQDRWKAVTGTLAPRISASFLRMALGYEMQAKALGGAVSLMRTALHTLDIAL; encoded by the coding sequence ATGGCAAAGCTCGACGACGATCTGGCGGCGCTGGCGATCCTGTCGTCAGCGCAGCTGCAGGACCGATGGAAGGCAGTCACCGGCACGCTTGCGCCCCGCATCAGCGCGAGCTTCCTGCGAATGGCGCTTGGCTATGAAATGCAGGCGAAGGCGCTGGGTGGTGCTGTCAGTCTAATGCGAACCGCCCTCCACACGCTGGATATCGCTCTTTGA
- a CDS encoding IS6 family transposase, which produces MPRPRKPTSPFRYFNSSPEVIRLVVMMYVRFPLSLRNVEDLLFERGIDICHETVRHWWNRFGPLFAGDIRRQRISRMRGFRHWRWHLDEMYVKLNGEMVYLWRAVDHEGEILESYITKARDKDAALRFMKKALKRHGSPKTITTDGLRSYRAAMKELGNAEKQEVGRWANNRVENSHLSFRRRERAMQRFRRMKTLQKIASVHANVHNHFNLERHLIDRETYKERRSAALAKWSMVAS; this is translated from the coding sequence ATGCCCCGCCCCCGCAAGCCCACCAGCCCGTTTCGGTACTTCAACTCATCACCCGAGGTGATCCGGCTGGTAGTGATGATGTACGTGCGCTTTCCGCTGTCGCTGCGGAACGTCGAGGACCTGTTGTTCGAGCGCGGGATCGACATCTGCCATGAGACGGTGCGGCACTGGTGGAACAGGTTCGGTCCCTTGTTTGCGGGCGATATCCGCCGGCAGCGTATCTCGCGCATGCGCGGCTTTCGTCACTGGCGCTGGCACCTGGACGAGATGTACGTGAAGCTGAATGGCGAGATGGTCTACCTCTGGCGTGCAGTGGATCACGAGGGCGAGATCCTCGAGAGCTACATCACTAAGGCCCGCGACAAGGACGCAGCGCTACGCTTCATGAAGAAGGCGCTGAAGCGGCATGGCAGCCCCAAGACGATCACCACCGACGGTTTGCGCTCCTACCGTGCAGCGATGAAAGAGCTCGGAAATGCCGAGAAGCAGGAGGTCGGACGCTGGGCCAACAACCGGGTCGAGAACAGCCATCTGTCCTTCCGAAGACGAGAGCGAGCGATGCAGAGGTTCAGGCGTATGAAGACGCTACAGAAGATCGCGAGCGTGCACGCCAACGTCCACAACCACTTTAATCTCGAACGCCATCTAATCGACCGTGAGACCTACAAAGAACGCCGCTCAGCCGCACTGGCTAAGTGGAGCATGGTCGCGAGCTAG
- a CDS encoding LacI family DNA-binding transcriptional regulator, producing the protein MGIAGSSKTTLEDLAKLAGVSVSTVSRALNDQPLISARTKQRIWALARDHDYPFRASMPSSPIGAEGAIAIVTPYTRGRPLPLSHPFFLELLASIGEAARARDCDFTVSHIAAASYEDLIRSTTTSRASGVIFLGQAALHEEFNRLADTSARFVVWGAHLPGQRYRSVGSDNVLGGRRATQHLLRSGRRRILFLGGNDPEALQRRRGHLDALADAGLMADPNLTAQVEFELESAEAATAYALEQKVAFDGIFAASDLMALGAMRALRRAERSVPGEVAVVGYDDMLLARLSTPTLTTVRQDTFEAGRLLVSSILDPGRASGRGVLPTELIVRESCGC; encoded by the coding sequence ATGGGTATAGCGGGTAGCAGCAAAACCACTCTGGAGGATCTTGCCAAGCTGGCGGGCGTCTCCGTGTCGACCGTGTCGCGCGCGCTGAACGATCAGCCGCTGATCAGCGCACGGACCAAACAGCGCATTTGGGCGCTTGCCCGCGATCACGATTATCCGTTCCGCGCCTCGATGCCGAGCTCGCCGATTGGTGCGGAAGGGGCGATCGCGATCGTGACTCCTTATACGCGCGGCCGGCCGTTGCCGCTTTCGCATCCGTTCTTTCTCGAACTGCTCGCCAGCATCGGGGAGGCCGCGCGCGCGCGGGATTGCGACTTCACCGTCAGCCATATCGCCGCCGCCAGCTATGAAGACCTGATCCGTAGCACCACCACAAGCCGCGCGAGCGGCGTCATCTTCCTGGGTCAGGCGGCGCTGCACGAGGAGTTCAACCGCCTGGCCGATACCAGTGCTCGTTTCGTGGTTTGGGGCGCCCACCTGCCGGGGCAACGGTACCGATCGGTCGGTTCGGACAACGTGCTGGGCGGTCGTCGTGCGACGCAACACCTGTTGCGCAGCGGCCGCCGCCGTATCCTGTTCCTTGGCGGCAACGATCCCGAAGCCCTACAGCGACGCCGCGGTCATCTCGACGCGCTCGCTGACGCTGGCCTTATGGCCGACCCCAACCTGACAGCCCAGGTTGAATTCGAACTAGAATCCGCCGAAGCCGCCACCGCCTACGCCCTCGAACAGAAAGTTGCGTTCGATGGAATTTTTGCTGCAAGTGACTTGATGGCGCTCGGTGCGATGCGTGCGTTGCGTCGCGCGGAGCGTTCTGTACCCGGAGAAGTGGCCGTTGTTGGGTATGATGACATGTTGCTTGCCCGGCTTAGCACGCCCACGCTGACTACGGTTCGGCAGGATACCTTTGAGGCGGGTCGGCTGCTGGTATCGAGCATACTTGATCCCGGCAGGGCCAGCGGTCGAGGTGTGCTGCCTACCGAACTGATCGTAAGGGAGTCGTGTGGCTGTTAG
- a CDS encoding MFS transporter, which translates to MHVANASVGLIGVQIVWGLINVSASRIFQTLGASITDLPILWIAAPVTGLVVQPIVGWLSDRTRSRFGRRRPYLAVGALMAAAAMVAMASAASLSAAITAFWLLTISANIAMQPLRALLADILPAEMRAAGYTVQVIFIGVGAVFASCLPWLIAEAIAPDHLPVVGLPVNIRLAFWIGAIGLLVSVGWTIARTHEPAATCSLPRSQADRPSAARSYRAAAAWLIAGGVTALIARLSGLRQEIYLIAAILAGYGVLQGLLVRRCRQGRPISGLIEIVDDIAVMPPAMRRLAIVQFFTWFGLFAMWVYAVPAVAMHYFGTSDPASSGYATSAKWVGILFASHDAVATAAALLLPRLSILFGVNRCYAASLALGAAGMIGMVAMPSPDWLWIPAIGIGSAWASILSAPYAIVANAVPQEKTGVYMGIHNIFLVLPQLVAASILGFVVQQLLAGDASLMMPMAAAAFLLAALTLGWKKNASE; encoded by the coding sequence ATGCACGTCGCCAATGCCAGCGTCGGTCTGATCGGCGTACAGATCGTCTGGGGCCTCATTAACGTCAGCGCAAGCCGCATCTTTCAGACGCTCGGCGCCAGCATCACGGACCTGCCAATCCTGTGGATCGCAGCGCCGGTCACCGGTCTTGTCGTCCAGCCGATCGTAGGCTGGCTCAGCGACCGCACACGAAGCCGGTTCGGGCGGCGCCGTCCGTATCTGGCGGTCGGAGCGCTCATGGCGGCCGCCGCGATGGTGGCAATGGCCAGTGCGGCGAGCCTGTCCGCCGCGATCACGGCATTCTGGTTGCTAACGATATCGGCGAACATAGCCATGCAGCCGCTGCGGGCGCTGCTCGCCGACATCCTGCCCGCCGAGATGCGCGCCGCCGGATATACCGTGCAGGTGATCTTCATCGGAGTCGGCGCTGTGTTCGCTTCGTGCCTGCCGTGGCTGATCGCCGAAGCCATCGCTCCAGATCACCTGCCCGTGGTCGGCCTGCCGGTCAATATCCGCCTGGCGTTCTGGATCGGTGCCATAGGCCTGCTCGTCAGCGTCGGCTGGACCATCGCGAGGACGCACGAGCCCGCGGCGACATGCTCTCTACCGAGATCGCAAGCCGATCGACCGAGCGCGGCGCGTTCATACCGTGCCGCCGCCGCCTGGCTGATCGCCGGCGGCGTGACCGCACTCATCGCGCGACTGAGCGGGTTGCGGCAAGAAATCTATCTGATCGCGGCGATCCTAGCCGGATATGGTGTGCTGCAAGGGTTGCTCGTCCGCCGCTGCCGCCAGGGTCGCCCAATCTCGGGGCTGATCGAGATCGTCGATGATATCGCCGTGATGCCACCTGCGATGCGCCGCTTGGCCATCGTCCAGTTCTTTACCTGGTTCGGCCTGTTCGCGATGTGGGTCTATGCGGTCCCCGCGGTCGCCATGCACTATTTCGGGACCAGCGATCCCGCGTCGTCCGGCTACGCCACAAGCGCAAAATGGGTCGGCATCCTGTTCGCGTCGCACGATGCGGTGGCAACCGCGGCAGCCTTGCTGCTGCCGCGCCTCTCCATCCTGTTCGGGGTCAACCGCTGCTATGCCGCCAGCCTGGCACTCGGCGCCGCAGGTATGATCGGGATGGTTGCCATGCCCTCGCCCGATTGGCTGTGGATCCCGGCCATTGGCATAGGATCCGCCTGGGCATCGATATTATCGGCACCCTACGCCATCGTGGCGAATGCCGTGCCTCAGGAAAAGACTGGCGTGTACATGGGGATCCACAACATCTTCCTCGTGCTGCCGCAGCTCGTCGCCGCGTCGATCCTGGGCTTCGTCGTTCAACAACTGCTGGCGGGAGACGCATCGTTGATGATGCCCATGGCGGCCGCTGCGTTCTTGCTCGCGGCGCTTACGCTCGGCTGGAAGAAAAACGCCTCGGAGTAA
- a CDS encoding TonB-dependent receptor has translation MRLILRGGGSTMAIAAGLLCSTPALSQAAPGAGSTPASPSAAGSASTTNVPAAPQSSDVADTASQTQQSSTGGSASGDAASADTSADVVVVGVKAALATSQNIKKNADTFVDSITATDIGAFPDKSAAEALQRVPGITVNRLQSADDSTHPSGEPTGVLIRGLTQVRTEFNGRDSFSADSARGLNFNDVSPELLAGVDAYKNQTAEMIEGGIAGTVNLRTRLPLDQRGLVVTGNFRENYGDKSDRWTPEFSGLISYSADTGIGRFGLLADYAQSHVVTRTESVIMDKIDTYCTAGFGTPAAGNVTDGSIGCTANPFGGTGFAFIPDGVRFSQVDYDRKRRGMAFAGQFENNAGTLRATVQYTDSHYRNAWLERASHVIFEGNYFGTPAFNPRTSSVLGPAPGTPALVFGADGMLQSGTITQAHGSFSGTYDSVQAAINAGSAVPGLPFVNYCGAGVCGDNPRDGIYLQNEARNFAHREGTRDLSGNIRWDPTERLHLNADIQYINASTYNNDILVAAGSMANAQYAVNKDGTPQVTLLPGSNVNYAAGGLSNPHNYWIPFIQGHVEDNDGKEFALRGDAEYEFEDGGWLDSLKVGARYANRRQTVRYSTFNWTSIAANWNCNGPGFNADNTTGGAYPTNTGNCGGNAGHPDFQGYGAGIWESYDMGGFYSGGTYPNGQLVYLNRPTLQDFGGLISALGAARNAPILPGYTAICERTEATVDDCFTQGEVLRVRERAEAAYAMLRFGGTDKTIFDTINVVGNVGIRAVRTKVDSEGSIAFPSATVFNNLQPCGTPLSGNNIVNISCYLTPQIRAFANGGVTPDTFKSSHVNWLPSFNVRFGIDDKDFLRFAYSRAISRPDFGFLRNSVAINAPIINTTPGSPYIVYNAPNAPQTAANVTVLSV, from the coding sequence ATGCGGCTTATTCTGCGCGGTGGTGGATCAACCATGGCGATCGCGGCAGGGCTGCTATGCAGCACGCCGGCGCTGAGCCAGGCGGCTCCAGGCGCCGGATCAACGCCCGCATCGCCAAGTGCCGCCGGGAGCGCGTCGACTACCAACGTACCCGCGGCGCCCCAGTCCTCCGATGTCGCCGACACGGCCTCCCAGACCCAGCAATCCTCGACCGGCGGTTCGGCCTCGGGCGATGCGGCTAGTGCAGACACCTCCGCCGATGTTGTTGTAGTCGGCGTCAAGGCTGCGCTGGCGACATCGCAGAACATCAAGAAGAACGCCGACACCTTCGTCGATTCGATCACCGCGACCGACATCGGCGCTTTCCCCGACAAATCGGCAGCAGAGGCGCTCCAGCGCGTTCCCGGCATCACGGTCAACCGGTTGCAGTCTGCCGACGACAGCACGCATCCGTCGGGCGAGCCGACCGGCGTGCTGATCCGCGGCCTCACCCAAGTCCGCACCGAATTTAACGGCCGCGACAGTTTCTCAGCGGATTCGGCGCGCGGGTTGAACTTCAACGACGTATCCCCCGAGCTGCTCGCCGGGGTCGATGCGTACAAGAACCAGACGGCCGAGATGATCGAGGGCGGTATCGCCGGCACCGTCAACCTGCGGACGCGCCTGCCGCTCGATCAAAGGGGGCTGGTGGTCACCGGCAATTTCCGTGAGAATTATGGCGATAAATCGGATCGTTGGACACCCGAGTTTTCGGGACTGATCAGCTATTCCGCCGATACCGGCATCGGCCGCTTCGGCCTGCTGGCGGACTACGCTCAAAGCCACGTCGTGACGCGCACCGAAAGCGTGATCATGGACAAGATCGACACCTATTGCACGGCAGGCTTCGGTACGCCGGCCGCGGGCAACGTGACCGACGGCAGCATCGGCTGCACCGCCAACCCGTTCGGCGGGACAGGCTTCGCCTTCATCCCTGACGGCGTGCGTTTTTCACAGGTCGATTACGACCGCAAGCGTCGCGGCATGGCCTTTGCCGGGCAGTTCGAGAACAACGCCGGGACGCTGCGCGCCACGGTGCAATATACCGATTCCCATTATCGGAACGCTTGGCTGGAACGCGCCAGCCACGTCATCTTCGAGGGCAATTACTTCGGCACACCTGCGTTCAATCCCCGCACCTCCAGCGTGCTCGGGCCGGCACCCGGCACCCCGGCTCTGGTGTTCGGAGCGGACGGCATGCTCCAGTCGGGGACCATCACCCAGGCGCATGGCAGTTTCAGCGGCACCTATGACAGTGTGCAGGCGGCGATCAACGCAGGCTCGGCAGTACCGGGCCTACCGTTCGTGAATTACTGCGGGGCGGGCGTCTGCGGCGACAATCCGCGCGACGGCATCTATCTGCAGAACGAGGCGCGGAACTTCGCCCACCGGGAGGGCACGCGCGATCTATCCGGCAACATCCGTTGGGATCCGACCGAGCGGCTGCACCTCAACGCCGACATACAGTATATCAATGCCTCGACCTACAATAACGACATCCTGGTCGCCGCCGGATCGATGGCTAACGCGCAATATGCGGTAAACAAGGATGGTACGCCGCAGGTTACCCTGCTTCCCGGCTCTAACGTCAACTATGCCGCAGGGGGCCTATCCAATCCGCACAACTACTGGATTCCGTTCATTCAGGGCCATGTCGAGGACAATGACGGCAAGGAGTTCGCCCTGCGCGGCGACGCGGAATACGAGTTCGAGGACGGTGGCTGGCTTGATTCGCTGAAGGTCGGTGCGCGTTACGCTAACCGGCGCCAGACGGTGCGCTATTCGACGTTCAACTGGACGTCGATCGCGGCGAACTGGAACTGCAACGGGCCCGGGTTCAACGCCGACAACACCACCGGCGGTGCCTATCCAACCAATACTGGCAATTGCGGCGGCAATGCCGGGCATCCCGATTTCCAGGGCTATGGCGCCGGGATCTGGGAATCGTACGACATGGGTGGCTTCTATAGCGGCGGCACATACCCGAACGGCCAGCTTGTCTATCTCAATCGCCCGACTTTGCAGGACTTCGGCGGCTTGATCTCCGCGCTGGGCGCGGCGCGCAACGCGCCGATCCTGCCAGGCTACACCGCGATCTGCGAGCGCACCGAAGCGACGGTGGACGATTGCTTCACGCAGGGCGAGGTGCTGAGGGTACGGGAGCGCGCCGAAGCAGCCTATGCCATGCTGCGCTTCGGCGGGACCGACAAGACGATCTTTGACACGATCAACGTGGTCGGCAATGTTGGCATCCGCGCCGTTCGCACCAAGGTGGACAGCGAGGGGAGCATCGCCTTCCCCAGCGCTACCGTCTTCAACAACCTGCAACCGTGCGGCACGCCGCTCAGCGGGAACAACATCGTCAACATCAGCTGCTACCTGACACCGCAGATCCGCGCCTTCGCAAATGGCGGCGTGACGCCCGACACGTTCAAGTCCTCGCACGTCAATTGGCTGCCGAGCTTCAACGTGCGGTTCGGGATCGACGACAAGGACTTCCTGCGTTTCGCCTATTCGCGGGCGATCTCGCGTCCCGATTTTGGTTTCCTGCGCAACTCCGTCGCGATCAACGCGCCAATCATCAACACGACGCCGGGCTCCCCCTATATCGTCTACAACGCGCCCAATGCCCCGCAGACCGCAGCGAACGTGACGGTGCTGTCAGTCTAA
- a CDS encoding IS6 family transposase, translating to MSRPRKPASPFRYFNSSPEVIRLVVMMYVRFPLSLRNVEDLLFERGIDICHETVRMWWNRFGPMFAGDIRRQRISRMRGFCHWRWHLDEMYVKLNGEMVYLWRAVDHEGEILESYITRTRDKEAALTFMKKALKRHGKPEAITTDGLRSYRAAMKELGNTEKQEVGRWANNRVENSHLPFRRRERAMLRFRRMKTLQKFASVHANVHNHFNLERHLVDRETYKERRSAALAEWGQIAS from the coding sequence ATGTCCCGCCCCCGCAAACCCGCCAGCCCGTTTCGGTACTTTAATTCATCGCCAGAGGTGATCCGCTTGGTGGTGATGATGTACGTGCGTTTTCCGCTGTCGTTGCGCAACGTTGAGGACCTGCTGTTCGAGCGCGGGATCGACATCTGCCATGAGACAGTGCGGATGTGGTGGAACAGGTTCGGTCCGATGTTCGCAGGCGACATACGCCGGCAGCGTATCTCGCGCATGCGCGGCTTCTGTCACTGGCGCTGGCACCTGGACGAAATGTACGTGAAGCTGAATGGCGAGATGGTCTACCTCTGGCGAGCGGTCGATCACGAAGGCGAGATCCTCGAGAGCTACATCACCAGGACCCGCGACAAGGAGGCAGCACTTACCTTCATGAAGAAGGCGCTGAAGCGTCACGGCAAGCCAGAGGCGATCACCACTGACGGCCTTCGCTCCTACCGTGCAGCGATGAAAGAGCTCGGTAACACAGAGAAGCAAGAGGTCGGACGCTGGGCCAACAACCGAGTGGAGAACAGCCATCTGCCGTTCCGACGACGAGAGCGAGCGATGCTCAGGTTCAGGCGGATGAAGACGCTACAGAAGTTCGCCAGCGTGCACGCCAACGTCCACAACCACTTCAATCTTGAACGCCATCTTGTCGACCGTGAGACCTACAAGGAACGCCGCTCAGCCGCGCTGGCTGAGTGGGGCCAGATCGCGAGCTAG